The genomic region GGCCGGGCTCATCAGTAAAGAAGCGTGTGTGGAGGGGTAAGTCACCGGAAGCGGTCATGGTTACCCGCAAAACCCCTTCAGGATAATGGAGTTTTGGATCGATCCGAAGGGTTTCACTTCCAATCAGCGCCGCATCGGCGTTTCTTTGAAGCCTTCTCATGAGTATCTGATCGGTTTGACTACCCAACCCTTTCGCTGTCGTGCCGCGATCTGTTAAGAGGGTTTTGCCGTCAACCGAAGCAACCATATTGATAAAAATATAAGGCCGATCTTCCGGCGGATCGGGGAAGTTTAACCGTTCGTAAAGCCGTTCAGGATCAATATTTGGTTCAATGAAATCCATCAATCGCTTCATGGTTTTATCTTTCTAAAAGTTTATTAAAATTCCTGCTTAATAGCTATGATCCCAACCCTCATTGCGCTGGCTTTGAATTAAACCTATTTCTACTATTATACAGGCATTCGTTATTTCGTGGAAGAATCAAATCATGTGTACACTTAAAATTATTGACGAGTATGCTGATACAATGATATAGTGGTAATTCGTCCGGCAAAGTCGTCCGGGAAAATATATTAGAAGGTTCCTAAGTTATATGAGTTATTTCGCAGTAGTAAAAACTTTGTTTGGTCGTCAAAAAGTATGATGATAAGGATAATGAAAGTTATAATCAGTTTATTTGTGCTAAGCCTAACGCTAGCCGTGCTGGCGCCTATGGCTCAGGCACAAAATGATATGTTTAAAGATGTTCCCATTGCTCACTGGGCTTATGAAGACATCAAGGTTTTGAAGGCGGATGGCCTATTAACGGGCTATCCCGGCGAAGTCTTTCTGGGCAATCATCCGATGACTCGCTATGAGTTCGCGACTGCTACCCGAGCAATGTATGAGAATCTTATCAAAAAGATCGGTGAGGTCAACTCCCTCTCTTTGCGCATCAAAGCTTTAGAAACCACCAGCACAGGCAACAGTGTCACCGCTGAGTTGACTGCTTTGAAAGAGCAGCTCGCGGAGATGGCGTTGCTTAAGGACGATATCGCTCGCCTCAACAAGTTGGCAGAAGAGTTTGAGAAAGAACTGGCCAGCTTGGGCGTCAGTGTTCCGGAACTGACCGCTAGAACCACTGAGTTGGAAAGGCTTGTTAAAAAACTGTTAGAGCGACCCCAGCCCATTGACATCCACGGAGACCTTTTCTTTGGCGCTCGAGCTGGACATGGCTCTGGAGACAATATCGGCATTGACCTAAACGGTATCGCTTTTGGGGTTGATACAAAAACCTTAGAGCCAACCACCAATCCCATTCACGATTTGCACATCGTCCATGAGTTAGGCATGAACGTAAAAGGCGACTTTGGAAACGGGGTGACTGCCAACGCTGAATTTATCGTCAGTAATTACCTGAATTATCTCGGGTCTGCCACTCAACCGTTCAATTTCGGAAGTAGCGGAACGTACATCGGCTTCACCCCCCCCGGTGGAGTAAGAATAGAGGATGTGGAAGACGTTGCCATTTATAGCGCCAATGTCGGTTTTGCTATTGGCACGCACGGTGGCGTTAACGCTCAGTTAGGCCGATTAGGCTATCAAGTTTCTCCATATACCTTCAAGCGTGTCGATCCGGATTGGTACTTTGATGTGCCTCGCTACGATAACGGTAACATCTACTTTGATGGCGCCAAACTCGGTTTTGACTGGGGCGCGGTCAAATTAGACATGTTCGGCGGCAAGAATAATAACATTTCTGCAACCAATACAGAAAACTACCAACGTATCACTGCGGGACAGTTTCCAAATTCCTATTATGTTGATGGGTTAGCAAAAGCATCCACTCGATTCTTCGAACCCGGTTCGAACCGACCGACCGGCCTTCAGGACGGAGTTCTTGAAGTTGACACGACATTAGGCGCAGCGCTTAAGGTTGGTCTGACATCATCTGCAAATCTAGGTTTAACTTATATCGTTTTGGATGGAGTTCCTCTATTTGGAGACGGATATGGCATGCCATTCAATCGAGTTGCTATTATGGGTGGAAACGTAAATGCCCAAATACTGCCCAGCCTCTCAGTGAAAGCTGAATATGCTCAAACCGATGTGCTGCTCAACAATCGCAACATAGTTTCCAGCAACAACTGGGCGGCTGATGGTGGACTACGCTATAACAGCGGGGATACGTTCCATATCGGCGCAGGATATAAGGAAATTCGCCCCCTATTTGCTGCCCCCGGTTATTGGGGACGCATCGGCTTCTGGTACAACCCGGTTGACATCAAAGGCTTTACTGCGGATGCTCATTACAAGTTCAACGATGACTTCATGTTGTCTGCTAGCGGCGAGTTCTATCAGGGAACAGGACAGAACAAATCTGGTACCACCCTAGTCGGCTTCTCGACAAAAGACAAAATCACCCGCTTGCTCGTTGATGGCACCTATCATTTGAACTCCGCATGGAGTTTGTCAGCCGGTTGGGAAGGCGTTATGTGGGACCTCAAGAACAATAACGCCACTGAATTCACCGGCGGCAAACCACGCGAAAATTACTACACTGTCGGCATGGGTTATCAACTCGGCAATGATGCCTTATTGAAAATTATGTACCAAGTTGTAGACTATGACTCCAAGGGAGTAAGTCGTTTCAATGCCCCAGGTTCCCTTGAAGACAACGCATCCGGCGGCCTGTTAGTAACCCAAGTCACCGTCAAGTTTTAGCTTATCAATAACCGTGCAGGGCAACTTCTATCCTAAATTTGCCCTGCACTTTAGGTTAACGAAGCGCCATAAGGTCTGCCTTTCACTTTCGTCATCAACCACACTCGTCCTTCCTGCGAAGCTAGCGAACCACCACGGGATGTGCCGGTGCCTATAAGCTCATCTTCCTGCCTTTGTATATGGGGACATTTTCGTGAATTCGAACCCTATCACCTAAAACCTGTCACCTAATTCCTTCCCCATTCTCCGCATGTGGGGTAAAACTATGCGTAGGTAATTAAAGCGGGAGATAGAATATGGCTAGACAGATTGCTTTGAGTGGGATGCAGCCGACGGGGCTGATCCATCTTGGACGTTTGGAAGGGGCGCTTCGGAATTGGGTGAGGATGCAGGATGAGTTTGAACAATATTCCTTTGTGGCGAACTGGCACTCGTATACGACACTTTTCAAGGAACCTGAAGAGATAGCGCGAATGTCCCACATGTTGGCCATTGACTACATGGCGGTCGGACTTGACCCCAAAAAATGTACGATCTTCCTTCAATCCGATGTCAAACAACATGCTGAACTACATTTGCTGCTATCGATGATTACCCCTGTCGGGTGGCTCGAACGCCAGCCGACTTATAAAGATAAAATTGCCACGTTGACAGATAAATACAACGAAGAAAACGTGGGAGAGTTTGTTTCCTATGGATTGCTTGGATATCCTCTCCTTCAAGCAGCCGATATTCTTATGTATCGTGCGAATGTGGTCCCTGTCGGCAAGGATCAAGCGCCTCATTTAGAGATTACACGAGAGATAGCCCGAAGGTTCAATGGTATCTATGGCGAGGTCTTTCCAGAGCCGCAGGCTTTAATTCCGGAAGAAACCGGCAATATTCCTGGTATAGACCGCCGCAAGATGAGCAGCTCCTATGGCAACGCCATTTTCATCTCGGATACGGCGGAAGAGGTTGCGGCGAAAGTTCAGCAGATGGTGACTACCGAAACAAAAATTCGCAAGACCGACCCGGGTATTCCTGAGAACTGCGTAGTCTGCAAGCTTCGTAAGATTTACGATTCGGAGGGCTACAAGACCTCATGGGACGAAGATATACAAGGCGTGCGGGGCTGTCAGCAGAATAAGCGAGAGTTAACCGAGATTTTGAATAATATGCTCGACCCCATTCGAAAGAAGCGTGAAGAGCTATTGGAAAACAAAGATTATGTAGCTCAGGTGCTTAAAGATGGAGCGGGAAAAGCAGGCGCCGCTGCCGAAGCGACGATGAAACTGGTCCGCGAAGCGATGAAGTTCTAGGGGTAGAAGATTGATGACCAAACGCCAACGATTTATCGAAACCGTTACCTTCGGCTCCCCCGACAAACCGGCTTCTGGGGAGCTATTTGGCTTTGACGCGACTAACGAGAGGTGGGTACGTGAAGGACTTCCTGCCGATGTGATCGATCTGGAAAAGTACTTCGACATTGATTTCATCGTTGCCAGCCCCTGTGTCAATGTCAATCTCGAGCCAATTCCCGCTTATCCATTACGGGTGATTGAAGAGACTGATCAGCACATCATCGAAGCTAAAGGGCGTGAGGTTGTCCGCCGAAAGAAAGACCAAAGCGGGCCTGGGATGCCGCAATGGTTAAGTTACCCACTGCAATCGCGTGAGGATTGGGAAACTGATTGGAAGTGGAGATTAGATCCCGACATTCCCGACCGACTGCCTGATATTGAAGCCAGAGTGGATGAATATAATAGCCAAGAGTATCCCTTGGGCATCTGGATTGGCAGCTCCTATGGATATATGCGCAATTGGTGGGGGGTTGAGAATGTGTCCACTCTTTTTTATGACGACCCCGCTCTCATCGAGGAGATGATTGAAAGCATCACCCATTTATCGCTGCAGACTCTCAAGCGCGTTCTCTCTTATGGCATTAAGTTGGATTATGTTTGTTTTTGGGAGGATATGGCATACAAAGGCGGGCCTTTGATCTCGCCAGCCATGTTCAAAAAGTACTGTTCGCCCTATTATCGAAAGGTAATGGATGTTGTCACTTCCACCGGTATTAAAGTTGCGCTCGTTGATTCGGATGGCGATATACGGCAACTAATTCCATACTGGCTGGATGTAGGGATTAACATGGTCATGCCCATGGAAGTGGCCAGCGGGATGAACGTGATTGAAATTAGAAAAGAGTATGGCAAGCGGTTGGCTTTCTTTGGAGGCATCGATAAAAGAGCTTTGGCAGGGACGAAAGAAGATGTTCGCAAAGAGGTGGTTCCCAAACTCGAAGCGTGTTTTGCCGATGGCGGTTATATCCCCGCTTGCGACCATAAAATTCCGCCCAACGTGCCTTATGAAAATTATCTTTACTTCCGCGAGCTTGTAAATGAGGTCACCGAACGTTTCTATGGTGGCTAAGCATACTTGTTCTGGGGTTTAGCACTTGACAAGTTCGAGTGCTAAAGGTATGTTTATAGAAGATGAATGAGGTGATGTGAATGCCTACTTATGGATATAAATGCACTAAATGTGAAAATCAATTTGATGTTGTACATAGCGCTCATGCCCCAGCAGTGGAAGAATGCCCAAGCTGCGGCGGCAAAGTAAAGAAAGTATTCTACCCTGTTGGGATCATGTTTAAAGGCCCCGGTTTCCATGTGAATGATTATAAGAGTGGAAACGGCGCAGATCCTGCTGCTTCAAAGGAACCAGCAAGCTGTCCCGGCAACCCCGACAAGCCGGCATGCAGCAGTTGTGATCTTAAGGAGTAGTCAACTTCAAAGGGAGAGAACTCGGTACTCTCCCTTTTTTATTTTTTCCTTCCCCAGCAAACTAAATAGGTTATTAGCGCTTTTGCATCCTAATGAGCTAATTGGCATGATGGTTGCTTTTCTTAAAACAGGGGGGAAGATAATGCAAATAATGATGAAGCAAAGATTAATGAAAGAGAACTTATGGCTAATCGGCGTGACTATGGCCGATTTGATTAGTACGATTATTCTTATTGGAATGGGCTTATGCAGAGAAATGAACCCGATCATGAACTATTTCCTGCAAATAGGGTGGACACCTTTTATCGCATTTAAACTTGCAACCATTGTACTTGCCGTCAGTGTTACCGAGTGGTATCGCAAACATGACGAAATTTTTATCCGCCGATGGCTCCGGATTGGAGTAGTTAGCTACGTTGGAGTTTGGAGTATCTGGTTCACGGCGGCGAACTTAAGGTAACTGAAAGTAGATTTTCATGTCGGATACAGGTCAGGCCGCAGGGTCGGGGCGCTCAGTTAAGCGTTCCGACCCTGCGATCGTTTATGTCTGCCGTAAGTACCTCAAGGACGAAGCATAGAGACAAGTTCGTTTCCTGGTTAAGCATCACACGGGTATAATTCATGAATGCGTAAATTAAAAGTAGCTATGGGGCAGATGATGGTTGAGGGCGCGCAACCTCAAG from bacterium harbors:
- the trpS gene encoding tryptophan--tRNA ligase, whose protein sequence is MARQIALSGMQPTGLIHLGRLEGALRNWVRMQDEFEQYSFVANWHSYTTLFKEPEEIARMSHMLAIDYMAVGLDPKKCTIFLQSDVKQHAELHLLLSMITPVGWLERQPTYKDKIATLTDKYNEENVGEFVSYGLLGYPLLQAADILMYRANVVPVGKDQAPHLEITREIARRFNGIYGEVFPEPQALIPEETGNIPGIDRRKMSSSYGNAIFISDTAEEVAAKVQQMVTTETKIRKTDPGIPENCVVCKLRKIYDSEGYKTSWDEDIQGVRGCQQNKRELTEILNNMLDPIRKKREELLENKDYVAQVLKDGAGKAGAAAEATMKLVREAMKF
- a CDS encoding FmdB family zinc ribbon protein, whose protein sequence is MPTYGYKCTKCENQFDVVHSAHAPAVEECPSCGGKVKKVFYPVGIMFKGPGFHVNDYKSGNGADPAASKEPASCPGNPDKPACSSCDLKE
- a CDS encoding DUF5658 family protein is translated as MQIMMKQRLMKENLWLIGVTMADLISTIILIGMGLCREMNPIMNYFLQIGWTPFIAFKLATIVLAVSVTEWYRKHDEIFIRRWLRIGVVSYVGVWSIWFTAANLR
- a CDS encoding uroporphyrinogen decarboxylase family protein encodes the protein MTKRQRFIETVTFGSPDKPASGELFGFDATNERWVREGLPADVIDLEKYFDIDFIVASPCVNVNLEPIPAYPLRVIEETDQHIIEAKGREVVRRKKDQSGPGMPQWLSYPLQSREDWETDWKWRLDPDIPDRLPDIEARVDEYNSQEYPLGIWIGSSYGYMRNWWGVENVSTLFYDDPALIEEMIESITHLSLQTLKRVLSYGIKLDYVCFWEDMAYKGGPLISPAMFKKYCSPYYRKVMDVVTSTGIKVALVDSDGDIRQLIPYWLDVGINMVMPMEVASGMNVIEIRKEYGKRLAFFGGIDKRALAGTKEDVRKEVVPKLEACFADGGYIPACDHKIPPNVPYENYLYFRELVNEVTERFYGG
- a CDS encoding RibD family protein; protein product: MKRLMDFIEPNIDPERLYERLNFPDPPEDRPYIFINMVASVDGKTLLTDRGTTAKGLGSQTDQILMRRLQRNADAALIGSETLRIDPKLHYPEGVLRVTMTASGDLPLHTRFFTDEPGQAIVFAPRSVDKEKAAAIRKTARLHLCGDNKLDVRQMVSILRSQYEVKHLLCEGGSTVNGSLLAAKVVDELFLTIAPKISG
- a CDS encoding S-layer homology domain-containing protein — protein: MKVIISLFVLSLTLAVLAPMAQAQNDMFKDVPIAHWAYEDIKVLKADGLLTGYPGEVFLGNHPMTRYEFATATRAMYENLIKKIGEVNSLSLRIKALETTSTGNSVTAELTALKEQLAEMALLKDDIARLNKLAEEFEKELASLGVSVPELTARTTELERLVKKLLERPQPIDIHGDLFFGARAGHGSGDNIGIDLNGIAFGVDTKTLEPTTNPIHDLHIVHELGMNVKGDFGNGVTANAEFIVSNYLNYLGSATQPFNFGSSGTYIGFTPPGGVRIEDVEDVAIYSANVGFAIGTHGGVNAQLGRLGYQVSPYTFKRVDPDWYFDVPRYDNGNIYFDGAKLGFDWGAVKLDMFGGKNNNISATNTENYQRITAGQFPNSYYVDGLAKASTRFFEPGSNRPTGLQDGVLEVDTTLGAALKVGLTSSANLGLTYIVLDGVPLFGDGYGMPFNRVAIMGGNVNAQILPSLSVKAEYAQTDVLLNNRNIVSSNNWAADGGLRYNSGDTFHIGAGYKEIRPLFAAPGYWGRIGFWYNPVDIKGFTADAHYKFNDDFMLSASGEFYQGTGQNKSGTTLVGFSTKDKITRLLVDGTYHLNSAWSLSAGWEGVMWDLKNNNATEFTGGKPRENYYTVGMGYQLGNDALLKIMYQVVDYDSKGVSRFNAPGSLEDNASGGLLVTQVTVKF